A single genomic interval of Vicia villosa cultivar HV-30 ecotype Madison, WI unplaced genomic scaffold, Vvil1.0 ctg.000010F_1_1, whole genome shotgun sequence harbors:
- the LOC131621683 gene encoding probable galacturonosyltransferase 6 — protein sequence MKQSHRWQRTLLLCLLSLSVVAPVIFVSRRLQLVTRDGRREFLDDLSSVKYRTDPLKLNAVEQEDSEELEEPKQVVYKENDFGSKNSNDSEKNNDYEDSEDLEEPKQVVYKENDFGSKNSTDSEKNNDYEDSEELEESRKVVYKENDFGSKNSDDLEKNNESEDLRIEGSRNNYLEKKEFDHDDDETQDQEAQQKGLSSTYEDQEDSEELEEPKQVVYKENDFGSKNSDDLEKNNDSEDSRIEGSRNNYLKKKEFDHDDETQDREAQQKELSSTDGDQEDSEELEEAKQVGYKENDFGSTVRDPSEKNIDPEESRIKGSRNNFLEKKEFDHDETKDQEAQQKGLSSTGRDQKKFNTTVMDNRNIQTPFQRKKVENIIKVTEKQSGMTVSRHHQISRRQSRKVTNQTVMEIKDQIIRARAYLGLSPPSSTSHLVKELKMRIREMEHAVGEATKDSDLSRSALQKMKRMEGSLSKANRAFPNCAAMAAKLRAMHDNAEEQVRSHQHEVTHLVYLAARTTPKGLHCLSMQLTADYFSLRPEDRKLPNENKIHDPELYHYAVFSDNVLACGVVVNSTVSNSKEQEKLVLHIVTNSLNFPSFSMWFLLNPPGNASVHIQNIDNFEWLSKYNTFKKQNASDPRYTSELNYLRFYLPDIFPTLNKILLFDHDVVVQQDLSTLWNINMNEKVIAGVGTCQEGETSFRRMDMFINFSNPYIAKRFDVNACTWAFGMNLFDLQQWRRHNLTGVYHKYLQKGSNMPLFSTGSLPLGWLTFYNKTMVLDRRWHIVGLGYDSDIDTKKIEQAAVIHFDGIKKPWMDIGYARYKSYWSKFIKFDLPLLQRCNIQA from the exons ATGAAGCAATCTCATCGGTGGCAGAGGACTTTGCTCCTCTGTCTCCTCTCTCTCTCCGTCGTAGCTCCGGTCATTTTCGTCTCTCGCAGGCTCCAACTTGTAACTCGCGATG GTCGGAGAGAGTTTCTTGATGATTTATCAAGTGTG AAATATAGAACAGATCCTTTAAAGTTAAATGCTGTAGAACAG GAAGACTCGGAAGAATTAGAAGAGCCAAAACAAGTTGTTTATAAAGAAAATGATTTTGGTTCCAAGAATAGCAATGATTCggaaaaaaataatgattatGAGGACTCGGAAGATTTAGAAGAGCCAAAGCAAGTTGTTTATAAAGAAAATGATTTTGGTTCCAAGAATAGCACTGATTcagaaaaaaataatgattatGAGGACTCGGAAGAATTAGAAGAGTCAAGGAAAGTTGTTTATAAAGAAAATGATTTTGGTTCCAAGAATAGCGACGATttggaaaaaaataatgaatCTGAGGACTTGAGAATTGAGGGATCCAGAAATAATTACTTGGAAAAAAAAG AATTCGaccatgatgatgatgaaacacaaGACCAGGAAGCTCAGCAGAAAGGATTGTCCTCCACATATGAAGATCAG GAAGACTCGGAAGAATTAGAAGAGCCAAAGCAAGTTGTTTATAAAGAAAATGATTTTGGTTCCAAAAATAGTGACGATTTGGAAAAAAATAATGATTCTGAGGACTCCAGAATTGAGGGGTCCAGAAATAATTACTTGAAAAAAAAAG AATTCGATCATGATGATGAAACACAAGACCGGGAAGCTCAGCAGAAAGAATTGTCCTCCACGGATGGAGATCAG GAAGACTCGGAAGAATTAGAAGAGGCCAAGCAAGTTGGTTATAAAGAAAATGATTTTGGTTCCACTGTTAGAGACCCTTCGGAAAAAAATATTGATCCTGAGGAGTCTAGAATTAAGGGGTCCAGAAATAATTTTTTGGAAAAGAAAG AATTTGACCATGATGAAACAAAAGACCAAGAAGCTCAGCAAAAAGGATTATCCTCCACGGGCAGAGATCAG AAGAAATTTAATACAACAGTTATGGACAATCGGAATATACAAACTCCCTTTCAAAGAAAGAAAGTTGAGAATATTATTAAAGTTACTGAAAAGCAATCTGGTATGACAGTAAGCCGACATCATCAGATTTCACGCCGTCAGTCTCGCAAAGTGACAAATCAGACAGTTATGGAGATTAAGGATCAAATTATCAGAGCCAGAGCATACTTGGgattgtctccaccaagcagcaCCTCACACTTGGTGAAGGAGTTGAAGATGCGAATTAGAGAGATGGAACATGCTGTTGGAGAAGCTACCAAAGATTCTGATCTTTCAAGGAG TGCTTTGCAGAAAATGAAACGCATGGAGGGTTCACTGTCTAAAGCCAACCGTGCTTTCCCAAACTGCGCTGCTATGGCTGCTAAGCTCCGTGCGATGCATGATAACGCTGAAGAACAAGTTCGTTCTCATCAACACGAAGTAACCCATCTTGTTTATCTTGCTGCTAGGACCACCCCTAAAGGTCTTCACTGTCTTTCTATGCAACTAACTGCTGATTACTTTTCCCTGAGACCTGAGGATAGAAAGCTGCCAAATGAAAATAAGATTCATGATCCGGAACTTTATCATTATGCTGTCTTCTCTGACAATGTTCTGGCATGTGGAGTGGTTGTTAACTCAACCGTGTCTAATTCCAAG GAACAGGAAAAACTGGTTTTACACATAGTGACCAATTCACTCAACTTTCCTTCATTCTCAATGTGGTTCTTATTAAACCCTCCTGGGAATGCCTCCGTCCACATACAGAACATAGACAATTTTGAGTGGTTGTCCAAGTACAATACATTCAAGAAACAAAATGCCAGTGATCCAAGATATACTTCTGAATTGAACTACCTTCGGTTCTACCTGCCAGATATCTTCCCCACTCTAAATAAGATTTTGCTCTTTGATCATGATGTGGTGGTGCAACAAGATCTCAGCACGCTATGGAATATTAACATGAATGAAAAAGTAATCGCAGGAGTTGGGACTTGCCAGGAAGGTGAAACTTCATTTCGCAGGATGGATATGTTCATAAACTTCTCAAATCCATACATTGCAAAGAGGTTTGATGTCAATGCTTGTACATGGGCATTCGGGATGAACTTGTTTGATTTGCAGCAGTGGAGGAGGCATAATTTGACTGGTGTATATCACAAATATTTGCAAAAG GGTTCCAACATGCCATTGTTTAGCACCGGCAGTCTGCCATTAGGCTGGCTCACCTTTTATAACAAAACGATGGTTTTGGACAGACGGTGGCACATTGTTGGTCTTGGTTATGACTCGGACATTGACACAAAAAAGATTGAGCAAGCTGCTGTTATCCACTTTGATGGAATTAAGAAGCCATGGATGGATATTGGGTATGCAAGATACAAGAGTTATTGGTCCAAATTTATCAAGTTTGACCTCCCTCTTTTGCAACGTTGCAATATCCAGGCGTAG
- the LOC131621684 gene encoding photosystem II reaction center W protein, chloroplastic-like, which translates to MATIIAGTSTSSIIRTGLVHKQPLGVSFHTVVGLPSMAKVGRVRCSIEGKPDVQESSSNIGMGASLMAAISAATLSSPAAMALVDERMSTEGTGLPFGLSNNLLGWILFGVFGLIWTFYFIYASSLDEDDDSGLSL; encoded by the exons ATGGCAACAATTATTGCTGGCACCTCAACTTCTTCAATCATCCGCACAGGTCTTGTGCACAAGCAACCTCTTGGAGTCTCATTCCATACCGTTGTTG GGTTGCCATCCATGGCTAAGGTTGGAAGAGTGAGGTGTTCCATTGAAGGAAAGCCTGATGTGCAAGAAAGCAGCTCAAACATAGGAATGGGAGCATCCCTGATGGCAGCTATCTCTGCTGCAACCTTATCAAGCCCGGCAGCCATGGCTTTGGTAGATGAGAGAATGAGCACTGAAGGAACCGGGCTTCCCTTTGGGCTCAGCAATAATCTTCTTGGTTGGATCTTGTTTGGTGTCTTCGGTCTTATTTGGACTTTCTATTTTATCTATGCTTCCTCCCTTGACGAGGATGACGATTCTGGATTGTCTCTGTAA